A region from the Melioribacter roseus P3M-2 genome encodes:
- a CDS encoding peptidylprolyl isomerase encodes MKHFRLLFLFVSRFLILSANSFAHSTQQDTSVVARYAGEYSVTAGELNKYVVDWLYNKRYRNREDIYRNALRDMLVNQFKRMDFFERGLDTNTGLIKSISRIINEELVAEYFKSQYLGKYTSEEAAKNVYGMMDRKIVYRQIELVKDKDITREQLDSLEQKALEIKSEIENGRDFSELVKKYSANNNGVMPPVDWKQALLDPVANIVFKLNKGDIRILNAPTAIKIVEVVDILPVRVKPFESVKHEIKTYLKNIFYTPAYEEFENDMKKTIDESKLSWNNAALEQIVKWSKIQDFYKDKYSQLISEEINKGNNKIILTYDGGKVDYKKLIYLLDNILILKDGENITTEALKDFLTEALRTEIIVKKAEALNLKKNIFNAFTDDIALKNQLVRLYNLAVIESKIPPATEDAIYSFYLEHKNDLYYQLEKRNIFVMVFPTKEEADSAYGKIKSGVPFEKVKGRYLVKTYIKDRNGEIKSFGKDEKPVFGNIAFALNESEVAEPIEFEDYDNKSYAVIKCFKISPEKQLSFEEAKDSVIEDYKNYHREKIKIEIEEYLIKKYKPVINEETLKKLIEGVS; translated from the coding sequence ATGAAACATTTCCGATTATTATTCCTATTTGTCTCTAGGTTTTTAATACTGAGCGCCAATTCATTCGCTCATTCGACGCAACAAGATACCTCGGTTGTAGCCAGATATGCCGGCGAATATTCTGTTACGGCGGGCGAGTTAAATAAGTACGTGGTTGACTGGCTGTATAATAAGAGATATCGTAACAGAGAAGATATTTATCGCAATGCCCTTCGCGATATGCTCGTTAATCAGTTTAAAAGAATGGACTTTTTTGAGAGAGGATTGGATACGAATACCGGGTTAATCAAAAGCATCAGTCGTATTATTAACGAAGAACTTGTGGCGGAATATTTCAAGTCACAATATCTGGGTAAATATACATCGGAAGAGGCGGCGAAAAATGTTTACGGTATGATGGACAGAAAAATCGTCTACAGACAGATTGAGTTGGTTAAAGATAAGGACATAACGAGGGAGCAACTCGATTCGCTCGAACAAAAAGCATTGGAAATAAAATCGGAAATTGAAAACGGACGCGATTTTAGCGAACTTGTAAAAAAATATTCAGCGAATAATAACGGCGTTATGCCGCCTGTCGATTGGAAACAGGCGCTTTTGGATCCGGTCGCGAATATTGTATTTAAATTGAATAAGGGCGATATAAGAATATTGAACGCTCCGACCGCAATCAAAATTGTTGAAGTTGTTGATATTCTACCCGTGAGAGTTAAGCCTTTTGAGTCGGTAAAACATGAAATTAAAACATACCTGAAAAATATATTTTATACGCCAGCTTACGAGGAATTTGAAAACGATATGAAGAAAACTATCGACGAAAGTAAGTTGTCATGGAATAATGCGGCGCTGGAACAAATTGTTAAATGGTCTAAAATACAGGATTTCTATAAAGACAAATATTCGCAATTAATATCGGAAGAAATTAATAAGGGGAATAACAAAATTATTTTAACTTATGACGGGGGAAAAGTAGACTACAAAAAACTGATCTATCTTCTGGATAATATATTGATTCTGAAAGACGGGGAAAATATTACGACCGAAGCGTTAAAGGATTTTTTGACGGAAGCGTTGCGAACGGAGATAATTGTAAAAAAAGCCGAGGCTCTGAATCTAAAGAAAAATATTTTCAACGCATTTACGGATGATATTGCGCTGAAAAATCAATTGGTTCGCCTCTACAATCTGGCGGTCATAGAATCAAAAATTCCGCCTGCAACGGAAGATGCGATTTATAGTTTCTATCTCGAACATAAAAACGATTTATACTATCAGCTTGAAAAAAGAAATATATTTGTAATGGTTTTTCCTACGAAAGAAGAGGCGGATAGCGCATACGGAAAGATAAAGAGCGGCGTTCCTTTTGAAAAAGTGAAGGGGAGATATTTAGTCAAAACATACATAAAAGATCGCAACGGGGAAATCAAGTCATTCGGGAAAGACGAAAAACCGGTCTTTGGAAATATTGCTTTTGCTCTGAACGAATCTGAGGTCGCCGAACCAATCGAATTCGAGGATTATGATAATAAAAGCTATGCCGTAATAAAGTGTTTTAAAATAAGTCCGGAAAAACAACTGAGCTTTGAAGAAGCTAAAGATTCCGTTATTGAGGATTATAAAAATTACCACAGGGAAAAGATAAAAATAGAAATCGAAGAATATTTAATAAAAAAGTATAAACCTGTTATCAACGAAGAAACGCTTAAAAAACTTATAGAGGGCGTTTCATAA
- a CDS encoding iron-containing alcohol dehydrogenase: MNNFVYQNPTKIIFGKETIGKIGEEIKNHNIKSVLILYGKGSIFKNGVYDKVVDSLKANNIQYIEKGGVKPNPVLSFVRETVRLVKRNNIEAILAVGGGSVIDSAKAIGAGAVYDGDIWDAFEGNVKLSDSLPIFSILTLSATGSEMNGYAVITNETENKKWAFTAGLSSYPKVSVIDPTVQFTLPKEQTVYGAIDVLSHIFELYFDGTPETDLPDELAEGLVRTIIKSVKTLIDKPEDYNARANLAWSATLALNGIIGAGRNYGDWATHSIEHSISAFYDVAHGAGLAVIFPAWMSYNINLINDKLIRLGRNVFSHDINEGSQTIKQLVEFYKSIGAPVKLTDFGIQENDLNKLADNAALQAPLGALRKLERDDIYQIYSIAFKGEY, translated from the coding sequence ATGAACAATTTCGTATATCAAAATCCGACAAAAATAATTTTCGGCAAAGAAACTATCGGGAAAATCGGAGAAGAAATAAAAAATCACAATATTAAATCGGTTCTAATTTTATACGGCAAGGGTTCGATCTTTAAAAACGGCGTCTATGATAAAGTCGTTGACTCATTAAAAGCCAACAATATCCAATATATCGAAAAAGGAGGCGTAAAACCGAATCCCGTGCTCAGTTTTGTGCGCGAAACAGTCCGTCTCGTTAAGAGAAATAATATCGAGGCTATATTAGCCGTGGGCGGCGGCAGCGTTATCGATTCGGCAAAAGCAATCGGAGCCGGCGCAGTTTACGACGGAGACATCTGGGATGCGTTCGAAGGCAATGTGAAACTTTCAGATTCCCTTCCGATATTTTCCATTTTAACACTTTCGGCTACAGGTTCGGAAATGAACGGTTATGCTGTCATTACAAATGAAACGGAGAATAAAAAATGGGCTTTTACGGCGGGCTTATCTTCATACCCGAAGGTATCAGTGATTGATCCGACGGTACAATTTACGTTGCCCAAAGAACAAACTGTCTACGGAGCGATCGACGTACTCTCCCACATTTTCGAATTGTATTTCGACGGAACGCCGGAGACCGATTTGCCAGATGAGTTAGCCGAAGGTCTCGTTAGAACGATAATAAAAAGCGTCAAGACATTGATTGACAAACCGGAGGATTATAATGCCCGTGCAAATTTAGCCTGGTCGGCCACCCTGGCATTAAACGGAATAATCGGCGCCGGCAGAAATTACGGCGACTGGGCAACGCATTCAATCGAACATTCGATTTCGGCATTTTACGACGTAGCTCACGGAGCGGGTCTGGCTGTAATTTTCCCCGCCTGGATGTCATATAACATAAATTTGATAAACGATAAATTAATCAGACTCGGAAGGAATGTATTCAGTCATGACATAAATGAAGGCAGCCAAACGATAAAACAACTTGTGGAATTTTATAAGTCGATTGGAGCGCCAGTAAAACTGACAGACTTCGGAATTCAAGAAAACGATCTGAATAAACTTGCAGACAATGCCGCTTTACAAGCTCCCTTAGGCGCCCTTAGAAAATTGGAACGCGACGACATCTATCAAATCTATTCTATAGCTTTCAAAGGCGAATATTAA
- a CDS encoding spermidine synthase family protein, which yields MSVKRIYLILLTLSLAIISFEIISTRISSVIFVSNYAFLILSLAILGIGLGSIYAHYRVKAIESDEIIIVLKKYIVALSVSLIIFILSIVLFKITNPYVYFSLQTIPFFTAGILYSQIYKVFSFDGFRLYASDLSGAAIGAVASIPILNNLGAVNGVLFVSLLLLTIVIYSFSIGLRRSVRLLIYSLMFLSMGFLLVKGDDELIGEIPIGYYPEKDFYYVYPDAKEISEIEESRWSINGRSDLVKYKNQDMVKQLFIDGSAGSQMYRFGGDVKNPGSMLGRLLIQHSTSIPFLLLNENEKNRMLVIGPGGGKEILVGLIEGVKEIYGVEVNSDFVRIVKEQKEFNGGIYTDFSNVKILIDEGRNYIKRANKYFDLIVMASPSTEQLQNIDNIASNENYLLTVEAIKDYLNRLTQNGRLIFTVHNRWELIRLLVTAIYAFDESGINNRDALNHFIVIGQDYAPTLVIKKTAFSQNDISNIKNTLRKIPKSLPQVTYLPFSWNELDKSPENLFLSTVYENIDSIEELIKKDKYDISPVRDDSPFFYKVNRGVPDDLLKLFIAIVIIGLLVVAIPAFNVKRIKKEKIDRKELFFTLLLFVCIGAGFMIMEIALFQKLILYLGIPTVSLSVLLSSLLIGMGMGSFYSKKIIKVKFYGRLRIITLFIVIYGIILFTTYPLILDGVVELNLAFRAFIIFMLLLPLAFMLGVPFPAGINLLKEHKLEKYIPWLYGVNGLMSVAGSVLAVIFSMTLGFTFSFFVGLFFYSVITVITWNAARRK from the coding sequence ATGAGTGTTAAAAGAATTTACCTGATTTTATTGACCCTGTCTCTTGCGATAATTAGTTTTGAAATAATATCGACTCGCATATCGTCGGTAATATTCGTTAGTAACTATGCCTTTTTAATCCTGTCATTGGCAATATTGGGAATAGGGCTGGGAAGTATATATGCGCATTATAGAGTTAAGGCTATCGAATCTGATGAAATTATCATAGTGTTGAAAAAGTATATCGTTGCTTTGAGCGTTTCTTTAATAATCTTTATCTTATCGATCGTTCTCTTCAAAATTACAAATCCGTATGTTTATTTTTCGCTGCAAACCATACCGTTTTTTACCGCCGGCATATTATACTCGCAGATTTATAAAGTGTTCTCTTTCGACGGATTCCGTTTATATGCGTCCGATCTTTCCGGGGCGGCAATCGGAGCCGTAGCGTCAATTCCGATTCTGAATAATCTCGGCGCCGTTAACGGAGTCTTGTTTGTTTCGTTATTGTTATTGACGATCGTAATTTACTCCTTCTCAATCGGATTGCGTCGTTCGGTAAGGCTGTTAATTTATTCCCTAATGTTTTTATCGATGGGGTTTCTACTCGTAAAGGGGGATGATGAATTGATCGGAGAAATTCCGATCGGGTATTATCCCGAAAAAGATTTCTATTACGTTTATCCGGACGCCAAAGAAATTTCAGAGATTGAGGAGAGCCGATGGAGTATTAACGGGCGCTCGGATCTGGTGAAGTATAAGAATCAGGACATGGTTAAGCAACTTTTCATTGACGGGTCGGCCGGTTCGCAAATGTATCGATTCGGCGGGGACGTTAAAAATCCCGGCAGTATGCTGGGCAGGTTATTAATTCAGCACTCTACTTCCATTCCATTTTTATTACTTAATGAAAATGAAAAAAACAGAATGCTGGTTATCGGACCGGGCGGAGGCAAAGAAATTTTAGTGGGCTTGATTGAGGGAGTGAAAGAAATTTACGGTGTGGAAGTAAATTCCGATTTTGTGCGAATCGTTAAAGAACAAAAAGAGTTCAACGGCGGCATTTATACGGATTTTTCGAATGTAAAAATACTGATAGACGAAGGGCGCAACTACATCAAACGCGCAAATAAATATTTTGACCTGATTGTAATGGCGTCGCCATCGACGGAACAATTGCAAAACATCGACAACATAGCGTCAAACGAAAATTATTTGCTCACCGTTGAGGCTATTAAAGATTATTTGAACAGGCTGACGCAAAACGGCAGATTGATATTTACAGTTCATAACAGATGGGAATTAATTCGATTATTGGTTACAGCGATCTATGCGTTCGACGAATCGGGAATAAATAACCGGGACGCTTTGAATCATTTTATTGTTATCGGACAGGATTACGCTCCTACTCTTGTAATTAAGAAAACGGCTTTCTCCCAGAATGATATAAGCAACATTAAAAATACGCTGAGAAAAATTCCGAAAAGTTTACCGCAGGTTACCTATTTACCGTTCAGTTGGAATGAACTGGATAAGTCGCCGGAAAATTTATTCTTATCAACAGTCTATGAAAATATCGACTCAATCGAAGAGTTGATCAAAAAAGATAAGTACGACATATCTCCCGTGAGAGACGACAGTCCGTTCTTCTATAAGGTAAATCGAGGCGTGCCGGATGATTTGTTAAAACTGTTTATTGCGATTGTTATAATCGGATTATTAGTAGTTGCAATTCCCGCTTTTAATGTAAAGCGAATTAAAAAAGAGAAAATAGATAGGAAAGAACTCTTTTTTACATTGCTGTTGTTTGTTTGTATCGGCGCCGGTTTTATGATAATGGAGATTGCTCTTTTTCAAAAATTAATTCTCTATCTGGGCATACCTACTGTTTCGCTCTCTGTGCTGCTTTCGTCTTTGTTGATAGGAATGGGTATGGGCAGCTTTTACAGCAAAAAAATAATCAAAGTGAAATTTTACGGACGTTTGAGAATTATTACTCTTTTCATTGTTATCTATGGAATTATTCTATTCACGACTTACCCGTTGATACTCGATGGAGTGGTTGAATTAAATCTCGCGTTCCGAGCCTTTATTATATTTATGCTTTTATTGCCTCTGGCTTTTATGCTCGGCGTCCCGTTTCCCGCAGGAATTAATTTGTTAAAAGAGCATAAACTGGAAAAATATATCCCATGGTTATACGGCGTCAACGGTCTTATGTCGGTCGCTGGTTCGGTTCTCGCCGTTATTTTTTCGATGACGTTAGGATTTACGTTCTCTTTTTTCGTCGGCTTGTTTTTTTATTCCGTAATTACGGTAATTACTTGGAATGCAGCTCGTCGTAAATAA
- a CDS encoding glycoside hydrolase family 9 protein — MKKLSILLMILILSRYPLSAQELKINEKEYFETRGVNLLVFSNQYTGYFFDEKTAGIELIHHDVRTATGGGVRLQPTPEQWDQIPMVVERKVDRENNSIEVLLRYNEFDFNSRVKVEAYEDGAIIQVILDEPLPEKLEGHAGFNMEFLPSAYFEKTYLIDGKPGIFPLYPTGPVETRPVEEKIPQFAGHSTFDDKGRGEFINPLPIVEGKVLTLAPEDPERLVTIKSLTGNLMLYDGRNLAQNGWYVVRSLLPAGKKGVVLQWFLKANSIKDWIRKPVITYSQTGYHPGQNKISVIELDKNDEPLETAALFKIDEDGNTIKVLERKVERWGEFLRYKYVTFDFSDIKESGLYSIKYGDIQTKPFPVSEDVYKSAWHATLDVWFPVQMDHMFVNEAYRVWHGLPSRDDARQAPVNHIHFDGYSMGPSTDTKYKSGEHIPGLDVGGWFDAGDFDIQTGHHCTTVMSFVDSWEHFKIDRDQTYIDQKIRYTDIHHPDGKPDLLQQIEHGTLQLVAQHKSVGHAFRGIVVPNLHQYHHLGDPSAMTDNMIYNPEMDVNENDGKYSGVNDDRWAFTGKDPSLNYSSMAALAAAYRALKGFNDSLASEALSIAENAWIKEHNESGWEIKDTGRFALYRIRGEVDAALQLLISTEKENYKERFENLIWNALGLSRILFIERAVKAIPYFDSRFKERLVPYVEKYKTECDEFLKENPYGVLIGRRPWAGNHELISWAITNYHVHKAFPDIMNPEYTFRGLSYIYGLHPSSNISFVSGVGVYSKKVAYGGNRADYTFIAGGVVPGLLMLKPDFPENKEDWPFLWGENEYVIDICAEYIFLVNAVDDLLNGK, encoded by the coding sequence ATGAAAAAATTAAGTATTCTTTTAATGATTCTAATATTAAGTCGCTATCCGTTATCGGCGCAGGAATTGAAAATCAATGAAAAGGAGTATTTTGAAACACGCGGCGTTAATTTGCTGGTGTTCAGCAATCAATATACCGGTTACTTCTTTGACGAAAAAACCGCAGGTATTGAATTGATTCATCACGATGTTCGCACTGCGACCGGCGGAGGAGTCCGTCTTCAGCCCACACCGGAACAATGGGATCAGATACCTATGGTGGTTGAGAGAAAAGTTGACAGGGAGAATAATTCGATAGAGGTATTGCTGCGTTATAACGAATTCGATTTTAATTCCAGAGTAAAAGTTGAGGCATATGAAGACGGCGCGATAATACAAGTAATACTTGACGAACCTCTGCCCGAAAAATTGGAAGGGCATGCGGGCTTCAATATGGAATTTTTGCCGTCGGCTTATTTTGAAAAGACCTATTTGATCGACGGAAAACCGGGTATATTTCCTTTGTACCCGACAGGTCCTGTTGAAACCCGACCGGTTGAAGAAAAGATTCCTCAGTTTGCAGGTCATTCAACTTTTGACGATAAAGGTCGCGGAGAATTTATTAATCCGCTTCCGATAGTAGAAGGTAAGGTTTTAACTCTGGCGCCGGAAGACCCCGAACGTCTTGTAACAATTAAATCGTTAACCGGAAATCTGATGCTGTATGACGGCAGAAACCTGGCTCAGAACGGTTGGTATGTTGTAAGATCCTTATTACCGGCCGGAAAAAAGGGAGTGGTATTACAATGGTTTTTGAAAGCAAATTCAATTAAGGATTGGATACGCAAGCCGGTAATTACTTATTCTCAGACGGGATATCATCCCGGTCAAAATAAAATTTCCGTAATTGAATTGGATAAAAATGACGAACCGCTTGAAACCGCCGCTTTATTTAAAATTGATGAAGACGGCAATACGATTAAGGTTCTTGAGAGAAAAGTAGAACGTTGGGGCGAATTCCTGAGGTATAAATACGTTACGTTTGACTTTTCCGATATAAAAGAAAGCGGCTTATATTCTATTAAGTACGGCGATATTCAGACCAAGCCTTTCCCTGTAAGCGAGGATGTCTATAAATCCGCATGGCATGCCACTCTGGACGTATGGTTTCCCGTGCAGATGGATCATATGTTTGTCAACGAAGCTTACAGGGTATGGCACGGTTTGCCCAGCCGGGACGACGCCCGTCAGGCTCCGGTAAACCATATTCATTTTGACGGTTATAGTATGGGTCCTAGTACTGATACCAAATACAAATCAGGAGAACATATTCCCGGCCTCGACGTCGGAGGTTGGTTCGACGCCGGAGACTTCGATATCCAGACGGGACATCATTGCACAACAGTAATGAGTTTTGTCGACAGTTGGGAACACTTTAAGATCGACAGGGACCAAACATACATTGATCAAAAAATCAGATATACGGATATTCATCATCCCGACGGTAAACCTGACTTGCTTCAACAAATCGAACACGGCACGTTGCAACTAGTAGCGCAGCATAAATCGGTAGGACATGCATTCAGGGGAATAGTAGTGCCGAATCTTCATCAGTATCATCATCTCGGCGATCCCTCGGCAATGACAGATAATATGATTTATAATCCGGAGATGGATGTCAATGAAAACGACGGGAAATACAGCGGCGTCAATGACGACAGGTGGGCTTTTACCGGGAAAGATCCGTCGTTGAATTATTCTTCGATGGCGGCATTGGCGGCTGCTTACAGAGCATTAAAGGGATTCAACGATTCTCTTGCCTCGGAGGCTTTGTCGATAGCAGAGAATGCATGGATTAAAGAACACAATGAATCCGGCTGGGAGATAAAGGACACCGGCAGATTTGCACTTTACAGAATAAGAGGGGAAGTCGATGCGGCATTGCAATTGTTGATTTCTACCGAAAAGGAAAACTATAAAGAACGCTTTGAAAATCTTATATGGAACGCTCTCGGTTTGTCGCGTATACTTTTTATAGAACGAGCCGTTAAAGCGATTCCGTATTTCGACAGTCGATTCAAGGAGAGGTTAGTCCCTTATGTAGAAAAATATAAAACGGAGTGCGACGAATTCTTAAAAGAAAACCCATACGGAGTATTAATCGGAAGGCGTCCGTGGGCAGGCAACCATGAATTAATAAGCTGGGCTATTACGAATTATCATGTTCATAAAGCTTTTCCGGATATTATGAATCCGGAATATACATTCAGAGGCTTGAGCTATATTTACGGACTTCATCCGTCCTCTAACATTTCTTTTGTGTCGGGCGTGGGCGTGTATTCCAAAAAGGTGGCTTATGGAGGCAATAGGGCAGATTACACGTTTATTGCCGGCGGCGTGGTGCCGGGCCTGTTAATGCTTAAACCTGATTTCCCTGAGAACAAAGAAGATTGGCCATTCCTCTGGGGTGAAAACGAATATGTAATCGATATCTGCGCCGAGTATATCTTTCTTGTAAATGCCGTAGATGATTTATTGAACGGCAAATAG
- a CDS encoding tetratricopeptide repeat protein, producing the protein MNGNKDIRKKILADGKKRTPEQLSKKYNLSVKEINEILKTSSRKYPKWFYVVLVLAPVIFITLLELLLRATDYGYNTEQWVDAGNGKLIINPEVGRRYFPSGNFTPNTIEDMFDLHKKPNAFRVFVLGGSSAQGYPFNPMGAFSRYIRKRLELVYPESNIEIVNVAMTAVNSYTILDLLPGVLEKEPDLILIYAGHNEYYGALGVGSVESYGTSRALIKLMLYLNKYKITQLTRDAINSIASLLTGENIKSHGTLMSEIAQDKLIPVNSEEFAEGVQQFRENMDEILRLSKERGTPVILGKLVCNLKDQKPFASVETPDYVTAIEAYENAVRELNKGNLKKADSLFVLAKDLDALRFRAPQAMNSIIEELGYKYGAPVVPLDSIFNAASPSGIVGDNLMVDHLHPNLQGYQLMGKSYYDYMHKFGYLPPIERGKIPYEKQDSITVANFVFTRLDSTLGVYYAKLLKSDWPFAEKRRNKFNQSDFMNILNPKDFIDSLAAARIENKVSWVDAHLIAATYHLRRDEIKNYLKYMDVIIYQYPVLKDLDGALRFFYAQNKINLNDYTPRRNGLMALYIGNYRNAIKYLKQAYLSAPDDAGLLYNLAYAFYKNNELDSANVYLNRSLALVPGDKDAIQLKTEIGKKLKNKTLHKTRKYEC; encoded by the coding sequence TTGAACGGAAATAAAGACATCAGAAAAAAGATTCTCGCAGACGGTAAAAAGCGCACGCCTGAACAACTGTCTAAAAAATATAATCTTTCCGTAAAAGAGATAAATGAAATATTGAAAACATCGTCTCGTAAATATCCAAAATGGTTTTATGTAGTTCTGGTATTAGCGCCGGTAATTTTTATAACGTTGTTGGAATTATTACTCAGAGCAACCGACTACGGTTATAATACCGAACAATGGGTCGATGCGGGAAACGGCAAACTAATTATAAATCCTGAAGTAGGAAGGCGATATTTCCCAAGCGGGAATTTTACGCCCAATACTATAGAGGATATGTTCGACCTTCATAAAAAGCCGAATGCTTTCAGAGTATTTGTTCTCGGCGGAAGCAGCGCTCAGGGATATCCTTTTAATCCGATGGGCGCATTTTCAAGGTATATACGTAAAAGATTGGAACTCGTTTATCCCGAATCGAATATCGAGATTGTGAATGTCGCTATGACAGCGGTTAATTCGTACACGATTTTGGATTTGCTTCCGGGCGTGTTGGAAAAAGAGCCGGATTTGATTTTGATTTATGCCGGTCACAATGAATATTATGGCGCTCTCGGAGTCGGTTCGGTGGAGTCGTACGGAACATCGCGCGCTTTGATAAAGTTGATGTTGTATTTAAACAAATATAAAATTACACAATTGACCAGAGACGCAATTAATTCAATAGCGTCTCTCCTTACTGGTGAAAATATTAAATCGCACGGCACGCTTATGTCGGAAATTGCCCAAGATAAATTAATTCCTGTTAACTCGGAGGAGTTCGCAGAAGGCGTTCAACAATTCAGAGAAAATATGGATGAGATTTTAAGGCTTTCTAAAGAAAGGGGAACGCCGGTCATTTTAGGAAAGCTCGTTTGCAATCTGAAGGATCAAAAACCTTTTGCCTCGGTCGAAACTCCGGATTACGTTACGGCAATTGAGGCATATGAAAATGCCGTGAGGGAACTGAATAAAGGGAATTTGAAAAAAGCAGATTCGCTGTTTGTATTGGCTAAAGATTTGGACGCTCTCAGATTTCGAGCCCCCCAGGCAATGAATAGTATTATAGAAGAATTGGGATATAAATACGGAGCTCCTGTAGTTCCTCTGGATTCTATATTTAACGCCGCTAGCCCTTCCGGCATAGTCGGGGACAATCTGATGGTGGACCATTTACATCCCAACTTACAGGGTTATCAACTGATGGGTAAGTCGTATTACGATTACATGCATAAATTCGGTTACCTGCCTCCGATCGAAAGAGGGAAGATACCTTATGAAAAGCAGGACAGCATAACAGTGGCGAATTTTGTATTTACGCGTTTGGATTCGACGCTGGGCGTCTATTACGCTAAATTACTGAAATCCGATTGGCCTTTTGCCGAAAAGCGAAGAAATAAATTTAATCAATCGGATTTTATGAATATACTGAATCCCAAAGATTTTATCGATTCGCTTGCCGCGGCCAGAATCGAAAACAAAGTATCCTGGGTCGACGCGCATCTGATAGCCGCTACTTATCATCTGAGAAGAGACGAAATAAAAAATTATCTGAAATATATGGACGTCATCATTTATCAGTATCCCGTTCTTAAGGACCTCGACGGAGCTTTGAGATTTTTTTATGCTCAAAATAAAATTAATCTCAATGATTACACTCCGCGTAGAAACGGATTGATGGCCTTATATATCGGCAATTACCGCAACGCTATCAAATATCTTAAGCAGGCTTATCTGTCGGCTCCCGACGACGCGGGATTATTGTATAATTTGGCATATGCATTTTATAAAAACAACGAGCTCGATTCGGCTAATGTTTATCTTAACAGAAGTTTGGCTCTCGTTCCCGGCGACAAAGATGCAATACAATTGAAAACCGAGATAGGAAAAAAATTAAAAAACAAAACGCTTCACAAAACGCGAAAATATGAGTGTTAA